Proteins found in one Paenibacillus dendritiformis genomic segment:
- a CDS encoding carbohydrate ABC transporter permease, giving the protein MGETRGDKLFGFINSLLLVMTLLIVLYPLVFVLSASISNPAAVSRGELWLFPKEITFVGYQKVFQNREILTGYGNTILYTVVGTSINLLMTILAAFPLSRTNLPGRNVIMFALVFTMFFSGGLIPSYLVVKKLGLLNSMWALVLPGAVSVYNIIIMRTFFRTSVPYEVQEAAMIDGCTTLQILYRIMLPLSMPIIAVMVLFYSVDHWNSYFSALIYLTDRDKFPLQLILREILIQNQMDKMAGGASALSEQIMYGQAIKYAVVIVANLPVFLLYPFLQRYFVKGMTIGAIKG; this is encoded by the coding sequence GTGGGGGAGACCCGTGGAGATAAGCTGTTCGGCTTCATCAATAGTTTGCTGCTCGTCATGACTCTTCTGATCGTTCTATACCCGCTTGTCTTCGTGCTGAGTGCGTCCATCAGCAATCCCGCCGCCGTGTCGCGGGGCGAGCTGTGGCTGTTCCCGAAGGAGATTACGTTCGTTGGTTATCAGAAGGTCTTTCAGAATCGGGAAATATTGACGGGGTACGGCAATACCATCCTCTATACGGTTGTCGGGACATCGATCAATCTGCTGATGACCATATTGGCGGCGTTTCCATTGTCGCGAACCAATCTTCCCGGCCGCAACGTCATCATGTTCGCGCTCGTGTTCACGATGTTCTTCAGCGGCGGCCTCATTCCTTCCTATCTCGTCGTGAAGAAGCTCGGCCTGCTGAACAGCATGTGGGCGCTCGTGCTGCCGGGGGCCGTCTCCGTCTATAACATCATCATCATGCGGACCTTCTTCCGCACGAGCGTGCCGTATGAAGTGCAGGAGGCGGCGATGATCGACGGCTGCACGACGCTCCAGATTCTGTATCGCATCATGCTTCCGCTGTCGATGCCGATTATCGCGGTCATGGTGCTGTTCTATAGCGTCGATCATTGGAACTCGTACTTCAGCGCGCTCATTTATTTGACCGATCGCGACAAATTCCCGCTGCAGCTCATCCTGCGCGAAATTCTGATACAGAACCAGATGGATAAAATGGCCGGGGGCGCTTCGGCACTGTCCGAACAGATCATGTACGGCCAGGCGATTAAATATGCGGTCGTCATTGTCGCGAATCTGCCGGTCTTCCTACTGTATCCGTTCCTGCAGCGCTACTTCGTCAAAGGGATGACGATCGGCGCAATCAAAGGGTAA
- a CDS encoding fumarylacetoacetate hydrolase family protein, whose product MVNAMIKLCGMQQWTEALVYPENNTVELNGKRIHSSKLALDTPVTGMIYGTLLNYKGVLEALGNAVNEPPYNAPPIGPVLYIKPANTHIGYGSAIPLPADAEQVAVGAALGVVIGRAATRVSESEALDYVAGYTIVNDVQIPHQHLFRPAIRQLSRDGFCPAGPWVMKPEAIGDPHNLKIRVYVNGVLKQEHTTARLIRTIPRLLAEVTDFMTLNAGDMLHVGIPENAPLAAAGDDVRIEIDGIGCLDNPVVPEQGRAEGGEAI is encoded by the coding sequence ATGGTCAATGCAATGATTAAGCTATGCGGCATGCAGCAGTGGACGGAGGCTTTGGTATATCCGGAGAATAATACGGTCGAACTAAATGGTAAGCGCATTCATTCCTCCAAGCTGGCGTTGGATACTCCCGTAACCGGCATGATTTACGGAACGCTGCTCAATTACAAGGGAGTGCTGGAAGCACTGGGGAATGCGGTGAATGAACCGCCTTACAACGCCCCCCCTATTGGCCCGGTCCTGTATATCAAGCCCGCGAATACACATATCGGGTACGGCTCGGCCATTCCTCTTCCCGCAGATGCCGAACAGGTAGCGGTCGGCGCCGCGTTAGGCGTTGTCATCGGCCGCGCCGCAACGCGGGTTAGCGAATCCGAAGCCCTTGATTATGTGGCAGGCTACACGATCGTGAATGATGTCCAGATCCCGCATCAGCATCTGTTCCGGCCCGCTATCCGCCAGCTGTCGCGGGATGGCTTCTGCCCTGCAGGTCCTTGGGTCATGAAGCCGGAAGCGATCGGCGACCCGCATAATCTGAAGATCCGCGTATATGTGAATGGGGTACTGAAGCAAGAACATACGACGGCCCGTCTGATTCGCACGATCCCCCGCTTGCTTGCGGAGGTTACGGATTTTATGACGTTGAACGCAGGGGATATGCTGCATGTCGGCATTCCCGAGAACGCCCCGCTCGCGGCAGCGGGAGATGATGTCCGGATTGAAATCGATGGAATCGGCTGCCTGGACAATCCCGTTGTGCCTGAGCAGGGGAGAGCTGAAGGAGGAGAAGCGATATGA
- a CDS encoding fumarylacetoacetate hydrolase family protein: protein MRHARVAYSGSIHHAIDWDGRLKLDDGREVSESDVVWLPPLQPRTIFALGLNYADHARELSFAAPAEPLVFLKGPNTLIGHRGHTRRPADAAYMHYECELAVVIGRTARAVKQEDAYDYVAGYTVANDYAIRDYLENYYRPNLRVKNRDTCTPIGPWLVDAGDVSDPMNLTLRTYVNGALTQEGSTADMIFGIPALIEYLSSFMTLKQGDIILTGTPEGLVNTEIGDEVVTEIEGIGRLVNTIAGDDVFHIRG from the coding sequence ATGAGACATGCGCGCGTCGCTTATTCCGGATCGATTCATCACGCGATAGACTGGGACGGACGGCTGAAGCTTGATGACGGACGAGAAGTTAGCGAATCGGACGTCGTATGGCTTCCGCCGCTGCAGCCCCGGACGATATTCGCGCTCGGCTTGAATTATGCGGATCATGCCAGAGAACTATCCTTTGCCGCTCCGGCTGAACCGCTTGTGTTCCTGAAGGGACCCAACACATTAATCGGCCATCGCGGGCATACTCGCCGTCCCGCTGACGCCGCTTATATGCACTATGAGTGCGAACTTGCCGTCGTCATCGGCCGCACCGCACGCGCCGTGAAGCAAGAAGATGCTTACGATTATGTAGCCGGATATACGGTAGCCAATGATTATGCCATCCGCGATTATCTGGAGAACTATTATCGGCCGAATCTGAGAGTGAAGAACCGGGATACATGCACCCCAATCGGCCCTTGGCTCGTTGATGCCGGCGATGTGTCCGATCCGATGAATTTAACTCTTCGCACCTATGTGAACGGCGCCTTGACCCAGGAAGGCTCCACCGCCGACATGATCTTCGGCATTCCTGCACTTATCGAATATTTGAGCAGCTTCATGACGCTGAAGCAAGGCGATATCATCCTGACCGGCACGCCCGAAGGATTGGTCAATACCGAAATCGGGGATGAAGTGGTGACCGAGATCGAAGGCATTGGCCGCCTAGTGAATACGATAGCAGGCGATGATGTTTTTCATATACGGGGCTGA
- a CDS encoding ABC transporter permease has protein sequence MARVLRKHWQMYLLLAPVMVYFIVFHYVPMYGVQIAFKDFIATKGITGSPWVGMKHFERFYQSYYFWRLIKNTLGIGLYQLLVGFPVPILLALMINEIRGKWFKKTVQTVTYAPHFLSTVVMVGILVIFLSPDTGMINHLIRAFGGEPISFLTEPGWFKSLYVFSGVWQQMGWSSIIYLAALSGVDPQLHEAARVDGASRLQRIWHVNLPCIMPTIVILLILNTGSILSVGFEKVFLMQNDMNLESSDVFATYVYRSGLLGAQYSFSAAVGLFSNIVNFILLVSVNFIARKAGNTSLW, from the coding sequence ATGGCAAGAGTGTTGCGCAAGCATTGGCAGATGTATCTGCTCCTTGCACCCGTTATGGTCTATTTTATCGTATTTCACTATGTTCCGATGTACGGGGTCCAGATCGCATTTAAGGATTTTATTGCGACGAAGGGCATTACCGGAAGTCCCTGGGTCGGGATGAAGCATTTCGAGCGCTTTTATCAGAGCTATTATTTCTGGCGTCTAATCAAGAATACGCTGGGCATTGGATTGTACCAATTGCTGGTCGGCTTCCCGGTCCCGATCCTGCTGGCCTTGATGATTAATGAGATTCGGGGCAAATGGTTCAAGAAGACGGTGCAGACTGTCACGTATGCCCCGCATTTTTTATCGACTGTCGTCATGGTCGGAATTCTCGTCATTTTCCTGTCGCCGGATACGGGGATGATCAATCATCTTATTCGCGCCTTCGGCGGGGAGCCGATCTCCTTCCTGACGGAGCCGGGCTGGTTCAAATCATTATATGTCTTTTCGGGCGTCTGGCAGCAGATGGGGTGGAGTTCCATCATTTATTTGGCCGCGCTGTCCGGAGTGGACCCGCAGCTTCACGAGGCGGCCCGCGTTGATGGGGCAAGCCGGCTGCAGCGTATCTGGCACGTCAATCTTCCATGCATCATGCCGACCATCGTCATTCTGTTGATTCTGAATACCGGATCTATTCTGAGCGTCGGCTTCGAGAAAGTGTTCCTGATGCAGAACGACATGAACCTGGAGAGCTCGGACGTCTTTGCCACGTACGTCTACCGCAGCGGCCTGCTGGGCGCGCAGTACAGCTTCTCCGCCGCCGTCGGCTTATTCAGCAACATCGTCAACTTCATTCTGCTCGTCAGCGTTAATTTCATTGCGAGAAAAGCCGGCAACACGAGCCTATGGTGA
- a CDS encoding 5-carboxymethyl-2-hydroxymuconate Delta-isomerase, which yields MPHIIVEYTSNIKEEANIPSLLQTIHHVLLARRDSFPIGGIRSRAIELHDYLVADGAEDDAFVHITLKIGSGRSEQVKRNTCDALFDAVKTHFAPLFDQRYLALSLELAEFSEGGTYKHNNIHARYAT from the coding sequence ATGCCGCATATTATCGTGGAATATACGAGTAATATTAAAGAGGAAGCCAATATTCCATCCCTATTACAAACGATCCACCATGTGCTCCTCGCACGGCGCGATAGTTTCCCCATCGGAGGGATTCGTTCGCGGGCGATCGAACTGCATGATTACCTCGTTGCCGATGGCGCGGAAGATGACGCCTTCGTTCACATCACCTTAAAAATCGGCTCAGGCCGTTCGGAACAAGTCAAGCGAAATACATGCGACGCGCTGTTCGATGCGGTCAAGACCCATTTTGCCCCGTTGTTCGACCAACGATATTTGGCGCTGTCGCTGGAACTGGCGGAATTTAGCGAAGGCGGCACCTACAAGCATAATAATATTCACGCAAGATATGCAACATAG
- a CDS encoding MFS transporter, with the protein MLAVAAFVVGTVELIIGGLLDQIASDLGITVSAAGQLITIFSVAFAISAPILMNVTARFERKKLYLFFLFVFMLSNLIVAFSSDYGALMAARALSAASGSLIIVLSVTIASKLVKPEYKGRAIGIIYMGVSGSLVLGVPIGMVIGHAYGWRAPFLFVALLTVVAMIAIFFSLQPVAPSPAAPLRAQFASLKNAKLVSGHLLAYFMLTGHLTLYAYLTPYLQATYQLSPEMTSVAYFLFGIAAVAGGGLGGWIADKWGTKRSILTVVASFACIMFILPFAAHLPFYLFMAVVMIWSALSWALTPGQQSYLMQCAPDTADIQLSLSSSVLHMGIATGSVVGGIVIEKSAVTYNAWVGCSIVLVALVVAVYSLTRPFHGKAAAAHQASAGASAPLAES; encoded by the coding sequence ATGTTGGCGGTCGCCGCCTTCGTCGTCGGCACGGTGGAGCTGATCATCGGAGGGCTGCTTGACCAGATCGCGTCTGACCTCGGCATTACGGTCAGTGCCGCAGGCCAGCTAATCACGATCTTCTCCGTCGCCTTCGCCATATCCGCGCCGATATTGATGAACGTGACCGCGCGGTTCGAACGGAAGAAGCTGTACTTATTCTTTTTGTTCGTCTTTATGCTGTCTAATCTGATCGTCGCCTTCAGCTCCGATTACGGGGCATTGATGGCCGCCCGGGCGCTGTCCGCCGCGAGCGGATCGCTCATTATCGTCCTGTCGGTTACGATCGCGTCGAAGCTGGTGAAGCCCGAGTATAAAGGCCGGGCAATCGGAATTATCTATATGGGCGTCAGCGGCTCGCTCGTGCTGGGCGTTCCGATCGGCATGGTTATCGGCCATGCTTACGGCTGGAGAGCGCCGTTCCTGTTCGTCGCCCTGCTCACGGTCGTGGCCATGATTGCGATTTTCTTCTCGCTGCAGCCCGTCGCGCCGTCGCCGGCGGCGCCGCTTCGCGCCCAGTTCGCCTCGCTGAAGAACGCCAAGCTGGTAAGCGGTCATCTGCTGGCCTATTTCATGCTGACCGGCCATTTGACCTTGTATGCGTATTTGACGCCGTACCTCCAGGCAACCTATCAATTAAGTCCGGAGATGACGAGCGTCGCCTACTTCCTGTTCGGCATCGCCGCCGTCGCCGGCGGGGGACTCGGGGGCTGGATTGCGGACAAATGGGGCACGAAGCGCTCCATTCTGACCGTCGTAGCCAGCTTCGCCTGCATCATGTTCATCCTGCCCTTCGCGGCTCATCTGCCGTTCTACCTGTTCATGGCCGTGGTCATGATATGGAGCGCGCTAAGTTGGGCGCTGACTCCGGGACAGCAGAGCTATCTGATGCAGTGCGCGCCCGATACCGCAGATATCCAGCTGAGCCTCAGCTCCTCGGTGCTGCATATGGGCATCGCGACCGGCTCGGTCGTCGGCGGGATTGTGATCGAGAAGAGCGCCGTCACCTACAACGCCTGGGTCGGCTGCTCCATCGTCCTGGTGGCACTGGTCGTGGCGGTCTATTCCTTGACCCGCCCGTTCCACGGCAAGGCAGCCGCCGCTCACCAAGCAAGCGCCGGCGCTTCGGCGCCATTAGCTGAATCGTAA